In Nostoc sp. GT001, a genomic segment contains:
- a CDS encoding ABC exporter membrane fusion protein: protein MAVNKESRLFTKPVGRSQVILAASLTLAAGLIAFYSLVPFWSKPKVETPPANSPKAATPAKVAVTALGRLEPEGEVTSLTAPASNNGVRVDRLLVKEGDAVKAGQTLAYLENYGRSRTALQQALDQLQVAKAKLAQVKSGGKTGDIDAQKAVIARLEPQYKGDVATQEATIARIQAEVDNAQAENNRYQQLYKQGAIAASVADSKALQLKTTQQQLAEAQAILKRTQDTYQEQVKQAQAQLTSISEVRSVDVQVAQTEVNSATTSVQQAKADLDLSYIKSPINGKILKIHAKTGEVINTNKGFAEIGKTSQMYVIAEVYQTDVQKVRVGQKATINSTAFTGTIKGTVKEIGWQVDKQNIFSINPGSDTDRRIVEVKISIDNPADSEKVARLTNLQVDVAIQI, encoded by the coding sequence ATGGCAGTAAATAAAGAAAGCCGATTATTCACAAAACCCGTAGGCCGATCGCAAGTAATTTTAGCAGCTTCTCTAACTTTAGCGGCTGGATTAATCGCTTTTTATAGTTTGGTACCGTTTTGGTCTAAACCAAAAGTTGAGACACCACCAGCAAATTCACCAAAAGCTGCCACACCTGCAAAAGTTGCTGTGACAGCCTTGGGACGTTTGGAACCAGAAGGCGAAGTTACTTCTTTGACTGCTCCTGCTTCCAATAATGGGGTGCGAGTAGATAGACTGTTGGTGAAAGAAGGAGATGCGGTTAAAGCTGGGCAAACACTGGCCTATCTCGAAAATTATGGTCGTTCTAGAACTGCATTGCAACAGGCTTTAGACCAACTGCAAGTTGCCAAAGCTAAACTAGCGCAGGTGAAATCTGGAGGTAAAACTGGAGATATTGATGCTCAAAAGGCTGTAATTGCCCGGTTAGAGCCACAATATAAAGGGGATGTTGCTACTCAAGAAGCGACAATTGCCCGCATCCAGGCGGAAGTAGACAATGCTCAAGCCGAGAATAACCGCTATCAGCAATTATATAAACAAGGTGCGATCGCGGCTTCTGTAGCAGATAGCAAAGCTTTGCAACTAAAAACTACCCAACAGCAGCTAGCAGAAGCTCAAGCCATCCTCAAGCGAACTCAAGACACATACCAAGAACAAGTTAAGCAAGCACAAGCACAACTCACCAGTATTAGCGAAGTGCGTAGTGTAGATGTTCAAGTCGCACAAACCGAAGTCAACAGTGCAACAACATCTGTTCAACAAGCAAAAGCCGACTTGGATTTAAGTTATATAAAATCTCCCATAAATGGCAAAATTTTGAAAATTCACGCCAAAACTGGAGAAGTAATCAACACCAACAAAGGATTTGCTGAAATCGGTAAAACATCTCAAATGTATGTGATTGCAGAGGTGTATCAAACCGATGTTCAAAAAGTGCGTGTAGGACAAAAAGCCACCATTAACAGCACTGCATTTACTGGAACAATAAAAGGAACTGTCAAAGAAATTGGTTGGCAAGTTGACAAGCAAAATATCTTCAGCATAAACCCTGGTTCAGACACAGACCGCCGAATAGTTGAAGTTAAAATTTCCATCGATAATCCCGCAGATAGTGAAAAAGTTGCTCGTTTAACTAACTTACAAGTGGATGTCGCCATTCAGATTTAG
- the devC gene encoding ABC transporter permease DevC, which translates to MNFKIPLGWLQLAQQKVRLLVAVAGIGFIVLLMFVQLGFQDALYSSATAVHQNLKGDLFLVSSQYKSLTSNQSFSRTRLYQSLGFDGVDSVSPMYLQFAKLKNPATSEKYSIYVIGFDPGRPMMNLPEVEKNLDKLKIPDVVLFDRGSRPEFGPIAEKFNAGETAQTIEIFPYSSLIGYRVRIGGLFTLGPSFGVDGNLLVSDSTFLRINPNTRPADMIDVGLISLKPGANAEKVLKNLQASLPNDVQVFTRQGFIDFEKQYWAVRTPIGFILNLMLTMAAVVGVVIVYQILYSNIATQFVAYATLKAIGYANSYLLNVVFQQALILAILGYIPGFITSVLLYSFAAEATKLPIMMTTNNAVIVLTSTVLMCITSGALAINKLRSADPGDIF; encoded by the coding sequence ATGAATTTTAAAATTCCTTTAGGATGGCTACAGCTAGCCCAGCAAAAAGTTCGTTTACTAGTAGCTGTAGCCGGAATTGGTTTTATTGTGCTGCTAATGTTTGTGCAACTTGGTTTCCAAGATGCCCTCTATTCCAGTGCAACTGCTGTACATCAAAATCTCAAAGGAGATTTATTTTTAGTTAGTTCGCAATATAAATCTTTGACCTCAAATCAAAGTTTTTCGCGGACTCGTTTATACCAATCTTTGGGGTTTGATGGCGTTGATTCAGTTAGCCCCATGTATTTGCAATTTGCCAAACTGAAAAATCCGGCTACTAGTGAGAAATATTCAATATATGTTATTGGTTTCGATCCAGGTAGACCTATGATGAATCTCCCAGAAGTGGAGAAAAATTTAGATAAACTCAAAATTCCCGATGTTGTGCTTTTTGACCGAGGTTCTCGCCCAGAGTTTGGCCCAATAGCTGAAAAATTTAATGCGGGAGAAACTGCACAGACAATTGAAATATTTCCCTACAGTTCATTAATTGGCTATAGAGTAAGAATTGGTGGTTTATTCACATTAGGCCCTTCCTTTGGGGTAGATGGAAATTTGCTTGTTAGTGACTCAACTTTTTTGAGGATAAATCCCAATACTCGTCCAGCAGATATGATTGATGTCGGTTTGATTTCCCTCAAACCTGGTGCTAATGCCGAAAAAGTACTAAAAAATTTGCAAGCAAGTTTGCCTAATGATGTCCAAGTTTTTACCCGCCAAGGCTTCATTGATTTTGAGAAACAATACTGGGCTGTCAGAACACCCATTGGTTTTATTCTTAACTTGATGTTGACAATGGCTGCGGTTGTTGGGGTGGTTATTGTTTATCAAATTCTTTACAGCAATATTGCTACACAGTTCGTTGCTTACGCCACTTTAAAAGCCATTGGTTATGCCAATAGCTACTTATTAAATGTGGTATTTCAACAAGCTTTGATTTTAGCAATTTTAGGTTATATCCCAGGATTTATTACTTCTGTTTTGTTATATAGCTTTGCGGCAGAAGCAACTAAACTACCAATAATGATGACCACTAATAATGCAGTGATTGTCTTAACTTCAACAGTTTTAATGTGCATAACATCAGGAGCGCTTGCGATTAACAAACTCCGCTCCGCAGATCCGGGAGATATTTTCTAA
- a CDS encoding NAD-dependent epimerase/dehydratase family protein: MNLNNKTLLITGINEFVGLRTAELAIAQGMKVRGLQSSTEQNKQLQNLGVEVIIGSITDSTIAQKACQGVDIVLHTEQIAEEAGAIKHFREVNVGGTVNMAKAAKQAGVKTFVHLSSVMVYGFNYPDGVTESGPLSGENNPYCQTKIEAETAVLELNHPPDFGIIVIRAKRCLRPWKYPLDSQTNSDDAPKVICLCQ; this comes from the coding sequence ATGAACCTCAACAACAAAACCCTCCTAATTACTGGAATTAATGAATTTGTCGGATTGCGTACAGCCGAGTTAGCCATAGCGCAAGGGATGAAAGTTCGGGGACTACAAAGTTCTACAGAACAGAACAAACAATTACAGAATTTAGGTGTAGAGGTAATTATTGGTAGTATTACCGATTCTACTATTGCTCAAAAGGCTTGTCAGGGAGTAGATATCGTTTTACATACAGAGCAAATTGCCGAAGAAGCTGGTGCAATTAAGCATTTTCGTGAAGTCAATGTTGGCGGTACTGTCAACATGGCTAAAGCCGCTAAACAGGCTGGGGTCAAAACATTTGTGCATCTATCTAGTGTGATGGTTTACGGTTTTAACTATCCTGATGGTGTTACAGAATCCGGGCCACTTTCTGGCGAAAATAATCCCTACTGTCAAACTAAAATAGAAGCTGAAACAGCAGTATTAGAACTGAATCATCCTCCAGATTTTGGCATCATTGTTATTCGAGCTAAGCGATGTTTACGGCCCTGGAAGTATCCCCTGGATAGTCAGACCAATTCTGATGATGCGCCAAAAGTTATTTGCCTGTGCCAATGA
- a CDS encoding glycosyltransferase family 2 protein, producing MSSNQPRLSIGLPVYNGEKFIKEAIDSLLAQTFEDFELIISDNASTDKTEEICRAYAEQDQRIRYYRNDKNIGCAGNFNRVLQLSSGEYFKWAAHDDLHSPDFIKKCVDVLDQDPTIILCHSHAYFIDEQGNFIQNYNIKVKADALKPQERFHELLTKHLCNQCYGVIRASALKKIPPMGGYGNADGILLLRLGILGRFYEIPEYLFFFRSHPQQSMSMFFPNYLLLTNTNQKSFLSMLPDFYEYTVWFDSAKKGQILFPHWRIIWEYILSIWRSPLSLNERLCCHRSLQQQLKGTEYLLLKDLLSVLQVLWKGWKTAFVKEKQVIF from the coding sequence ATGAGTAGCAATCAGCCACGATTGAGCATCGGATTACCTGTATACAATGGTGAAAAATTTATCAAAGAAGCCATAGATTCACTCTTGGCTCAGACTTTTGAAGATTTTGAGCTAATTATTTCAGATAACGCATCGACAGATAAAACTGAAGAAATTTGTAGAGCTTATGCAGAGCAAGATCAACGTATTCGTTACTACCGCAATGACAAGAATATAGGTTGTGCTGGTAACTTTAATCGCGTCTTGCAACTGTCATCAGGTGAGTATTTTAAATGGGCAGCCCATGACGATCTACATTCTCCAGATTTTATCAAGAAGTGTGTCGATGTGCTTGACCAAGATCCTACCATAATCTTGTGTCACTCCCATGCATATTTCATTGATGAACAGGGGAATTTTATCCAAAATTACAATATCAAAGTCAAGGCAGATGCACTAAAACCACAGGAGCGCTTTCACGAATTACTGACCAAGCATTTATGCAATCAATGTTACGGGGTAATTCGCGCTAGTGCTTTGAAAAAAATACCGCCTATGGGTGGTTACGGTAATGCAGATGGAATTCTTTTGTTAAGACTTGGTATTCTCGGTAGGTTTTATGAAATCCCTGAATACCTGTTTTTCTTCAGAAGTCATCCGCAACAATCAATGAGTATGTTTTTCCCCAATTATTTGTTGTTAACAAATACAAATCAAAAATCATTCTTGAGTATGCTGCCTGATTTTTATGAGTATACAGTGTGGTTTGATTCAGCAAAGAAAGGACAAATTTTATTCCCACATTGGAGAATAATCTGGGAGTATATACTCTCTATATGGCGTAGTCCTTTGAGTTTGAATGAGCGGCTTTGCTGTCATAGAAGTCTACAACAGCAGTTAAAAGGGACAGAATATCTTTTGCTGAAAGATTTGCTAAGTGTGCTGCAAGTACTTTGGAAAGGTTGGAAAACAGCATTCGTTAAAGAAAAGCAAGTCATTTTTTGA
- a CDS encoding DUF2141 domain-containing protein, which translates to MLKLSHVLLATLVSISFAKTVNAEPTATLNVVVNGIHHQKGEICFRVYANEKGFPMSSTSEAKSGCAKITGTSVKKEFSGLKPGTYAVAVVDDQNGDRKLNKDFFGIPKEGFGISKNPTVSIQTGTPKFRDASFVVNKNTTVTIIMKYSLDS; encoded by the coding sequence ATGCTGAAACTATCTCATGTTTTGCTTGCTACTTTAGTGAGCATCAGCTTTGCTAAAACAGTGAACGCAGAGCCAACTGCAACACTTAATGTTGTAGTAAATGGAATACATCACCAAAAAGGTGAGATTTGCTTCCGAGTTTATGCAAATGAAAAAGGATTTCCAATGAGTAGTACTAGTGAAGCTAAAAGTGGCTGCGCTAAGATTACTGGCACTTCTGTAAAAAAAGAATTCTCCGGTTTGAAACCTGGAACTTATGCTGTAGCTGTGGTTGACGATCAAAATGGCGATCGCAAACTCAATAAAGACTTTTTCGGTATTCCCAAAGAAGGTTTTGGGATTTCCAAAAATCCAACTGTGTCTATACAAACAGGTACACCAAAGTTTCGTGATGCCAGTTTTGTTGTAAACAAAAATACAACAGTGACCATCATCATGAAATATTCACTTGATTCGTAA
- a CDS encoding glycosyltransferase family 2 protein yields the protein MEDLAIFLSKSLMGWLVIQVCFTLVFIWYLRSSKKNLLPDDQLPKTAVILCLRGADPFLPRCLRSLLNQNYPQYDLKLIVDSHEDPAWKIASETITEQEATNVQISPLRIVRNSCSLKCSSLIQAVRELDDSYKVVALVDADTIVHLNWLRELVSPLGDAKVGATTGNRWYVPTGSYWGSLVRYIGNVSTVVQMFIFQIPWGGTLAVKTEVLRQTELLDKWGQALGEDFMMHDILKKHGFQVKFVPSLLIVNREETDLFNLIDYLKRLILFSRLYHPRWLALVSEAVSSILFPTLLSVLVLESLLEAKWEAAALLLVCYGVYTVGLLLIMLVLELEIQRVVHSNDQAMPTGKPFHVYAKLSAATIIKMLIGIPLTQWVYGLAMLSSLWTSTVTWRGVSYRVKGPWNIRLVEYRPYQWLDQPINSKVSL from the coding sequence ATGGAAGATTTGGCAATATTTCTGTCTAAGTCTTTGATGGGTTGGCTGGTTATTCAGGTGTGTTTCACGCTTGTCTTTATATGGTATCTGCGCTCGTCTAAAAAAAACTTATTACCAGACGATCAGTTACCCAAAACAGCAGTAATTCTTTGCTTACGTGGAGCCGATCCATTTTTGCCTAGATGTTTGCGATCGCTCCTAAATCAAAACTATCCACAGTATGATTTAAAGTTGATCGTTGATAGTCACGAAGATCCTGCTTGGAAAATTGCTAGTGAAACCATCACTGAGCAAGAAGCAACCAACGTTCAAATCAGCCCTTTGAGAATAGTACGTAACAGTTGTAGTCTCAAATGCAGTTCTTTAATCCAAGCTGTCCGAGAGTTGGACGACTCCTATAAGGTGGTTGCTTTAGTAGATGCTGATACTATAGTTCATCTGAATTGGCTGCGAGAATTAGTCAGTCCTCTAGGCGATGCCAAAGTAGGCGCAACAACAGGCAATCGTTGGTACGTACCAACAGGTAGCTATTGGGGTTCTTTAGTACGATACATCGGCAATGTATCCACAGTAGTGCAAATGTTTATCTTCCAGATTCCTTGGGGTGGAACTTTGGCTGTGAAAACAGAAGTGCTTCGCCAAACAGAACTGCTAGATAAGTGGGGACAAGCTTTAGGCGAAGATTTTATGATGCACGACATCCTGAAAAAACATGGTTTTCAGGTAAAGTTTGTGCCTTCGCTGCTAATAGTCAATCGCGAAGAGACTGATTTATTCAACTTAATAGACTATCTCAAGCGCCTTATCCTTTTTTCTCGACTGTATCATCCCCGTTGGTTGGCTCTTGTTAGTGAAGCTGTTTCTAGCATTTTGTTTCCGACTCTACTGAGCGTGTTAGTTCTAGAGTCGCTATTAGAGGCAAAATGGGAAGCTGCGGCTCTGTTGTTAGTCTGCTATGGAGTTTACACTGTCGGATTACTCTTGATAATGCTGGTGTTGGAATTAGAGATACAGCGAGTGGTTCACTCTAATGACCAGGCGATGCCTACCGGCAAGCCGTTCCACGTCTACGCCAAATTATCGGCTGCTACAATCATTAAAATGTTGATTGGGATTCCGTTGACACAGTGGGTTTATGGGTTAGCGATGCTATCATCCCTGTGGACATCAACAGTTACCTGGCGCGGTGTCAGCTATCGCGTTAAAGGGCCTTGGAATATCCGCTTAGTGGAATATCGCCCTTATCAATGGTTGGATCAGCCTATTAATAGCAAGGTTTCTCTTTGA
- a CDS encoding glycosyltransferase, with translation MTKQKLRIALFTGLYAPFLTGVSVAVHQRVRWLLEQGHEVFLIHPQINDRYPKNVGDRPMPGLEEIQSFPNFSAYAFPTEPLLFYKSLPQPLNYRYWSDTKLLEEFKPDIIVVEEAAQMRGLYSFFLQGYGRPIGTQYAKRTGTPIISLFHTDIVAYIKYYFGDRFFNLVRPIVPILVKQFSESYDFNYFSSKEQLTKYEELKCQRAEYVAYQGIDCEKFHPRNICYNPIPNDNRPTLLFVGRITPEKNVNQLLDIFPIIAAKIPDVHLVIVGSGPLDEEIRERAKKFGSGVTVWGESHGTELLGWFARADVFVNPSVTENFCTTNNEALASGTPLVAVIAPSTSEQVFPGRNGFLAQPNNPTDFAQKVIAILENPDLKADMTRHARPSILEFDWSACMQKFEHKLYQIIEGAQKVEVSTSSIRG, from the coding sequence ATGACTAAGCAAAAACTTCGCATTGCACTGTTTACAGGGTTGTACGCTCCTTTCTTAACTGGTGTTTCCGTTGCAGTTCACCAACGAGTTCGTTGGTTACTAGAGCAGGGACATGAGGTTTTTCTAATCCATCCGCAAATCAACGATCGCTACCCCAAAAATGTTGGCGATCGCCCCATGCCAGGTTTGGAGGAAATTCAGTCTTTCCCCAATTTCTCTGCTTACGCATTCCCCACAGAACCGCTGCTATTCTATAAGTCTCTTCCTCAACCGTTGAACTATCGGTATTGGAGTGATACCAAGTTGCTGGAGGAATTCAAACCCGATATTATCGTAGTTGAAGAAGCAGCACAAATGAGAGGTTTGTACTCATTTTTCTTGCAAGGTTATGGTCGCCCTATCGGCACTCAATACGCAAAACGAACAGGCACGCCAATAATATCACTCTTCCATACAGATATCGTTGCCTATATCAAATATTACTTTGGAGACCGATTCTTCAATTTGGTTCGTCCCATCGTTCCCATTTTAGTTAAGCAATTTAGTGAGTCTTATGACTTCAATTACTTCTCTTCTAAAGAGCAACTGACTAAATACGAAGAACTGAAATGCCAACGCGCTGAATACGTCGCTTATCAAGGTATCGATTGCGAAAAATTTCACCCGCGAAATATTTGTTACAACCCAATTCCCAACGATAACCGACCAACTCTGTTGTTTGTCGGACGCATCACACCCGAAAAGAATGTCAATCAATTGCTTGATATCTTTCCAATCATAGCTGCCAAAATTCCTGATGTTCATCTGGTAATTGTTGGTAGTGGCCCGCTAGATGAAGAGATCCGCGAACGTGCTAAAAAGTTTGGATCGGGCGTTACTGTATGGGGTGAGTCTCACGGTACAGAACTTCTAGGTTGGTTTGCCAGAGCGGATGTTTTTGTTAATCCCTCCGTTACCGAGAACTTCTGCACGACAAATAACGAAGCATTAGCATCTGGAACTCCTCTGGTTGCTGTTATTGCGCCGTCAACCTCAGAACAGGTATTTCCTGGTCGTAACGGCTTCCTTGCCCAACCTAACAACCCTACAGACTTCGCCCAAAAGGTAATTGCGATTCTGGAAAATCCCGATTTGAAAGCAGATATGACTAGACACGCTCGCCCCTCTATACTCGAATTTGATTGGTCAGCGTGTATGCAGAAATTTGAACACAAACTCTACCAAATCATTGAAGGAGCGCAGAAGGTTGAGGTAAGTACAAGCAGTATAAGAGGATAA
- a CDS encoding Uma2 family endonuclease, with protein sequence MIQALRKLVTFDEFIAWYPENSQQRYELHDGVIVEIAPPKGDHEEVVGFLVLEISAEIKRLKLPYFIPKTAFIKPLEGQSAYSPDVLILNRTNLVNEPLWKKESTISQAASIPLVVEVVSTNWRDDYLKKVADYEAVGIPEYWIIDYAALGGKRFIGNPKQPTIWIYSLVEGEYQVRQFRGSDACSGISIISPTFPELNLTVEQIFQAGGLIT encoded by the coding sequence ATGATTCAAGCCTTACGTAAACTAGTAACATTCGATGAATTCATCGCTTGGTATCCAGAAAATTCGCAACAACGTTATGAACTGCATGATGGAGTAATTGTTGAGATAGCACCACCAAAAGGCGACCATGAAGAGGTCGTTGGATTTTTGGTACTAGAAATATCTGCCGAAATTAAGAGGCTAAAACTTCCCTACTTCATTCCTAAAACAGCGTTTATTAAACCATTGGAAGGTCAATCAGCTTATTCTCCAGATGTGCTGATATTAAATCGGACTAATTTAGTAAATGAGCCTCTGTGGAAAAAAGAATCAACTATTAGCCAAGCAGCATCAATTCCTTTAGTAGTTGAGGTAGTTAGTACTAACTGGAGAGATGATTATTTAAAAAAAGTGGCAGACTATGAGGCAGTAGGCATTCCTGAATACTGGATTATAGATTATGCAGCTTTAGGTGGTAAGCGGTTTATAGGCAATCCTAAACAACCAACTATCTGGATTTACTCGTTAGTTGAAGGAGAATACCAAGTCAGGCAGTTTCGAGGTAGCGATGCCTGTAGCGGTATAAGCATTATCTCACCTACTTTCCCGGAATTGAATTTAACCGTCGAACAGATTTTTCAAGCTGGAGGTCTAATAACATAG
- a CDS encoding DUF2085 domain-containing protein, which yields MTRVAFSEELQINWVSFIADFLLVGMVFGPPIAPFLAASGVSLLPGIADIIYFMGNHVCPQPDMGLDLAPPFIMAVCMRCYGTVTGLLITRLLYGVTGGKGFYWLSQYGWSGAALASVLMMAYPLELAAQVFGLWSFNNYLVTPFGLITGLAWGLFTMPILHGWRVGKISLHEL from the coding sequence ATGACAAGAGTAGCTTTCAGTGAAGAGTTGCAGATTAATTGGGTCAGTTTTATCGCTGATTTCTTGTTGGTAGGGATGGTGTTTGGCCCGCCTATCGCTCCCTTTTTGGCTGCGTCTGGAGTGTCTTTGCTTCCTGGAATTGCGGACATCATTTATTTCATGGGTAATCATGTCTGTCCGCAACCAGATATGGGGTTAGATTTAGCACCACCGTTTATTATGGCTGTGTGTATGCGCTGCTACGGCACTGTCACGGGTTTGCTGATTACTCGTCTGCTGTATGGCGTAACTGGTGGTAAGGGATTTTACTGGTTAAGTCAGTATGGCTGGAGTGGTGCGGCACTAGCTAGTGTGCTAATGATGGCTTATCCTTTGGAATTGGCAGCACAGGTTTTCGGTTTGTGGAGTTTTAATAATTATCTGGTTACGCCTTTTGGGTTGATTACAGGTTTGGCATGGGGATTGTTTACTATGCCAATCTTGCATGGGTGGCGGGTTGGTAAAATCAGCTTGCATGAATTGTAG